CGCAAGACTCGGTACGACAGAATGTTAGTTATCCCGCCCTTTTCGGGAGTATGTGCACTCACTGATGAGGGTTCCTTTGCGTCCTGTCAAATGCGATAACAAGATCTGTGTTATAGCCATCAGATCATCATACAATGGAGACTCCGCCGAATATATTTAGATAGTGTCAAGTTTCATTGTCACCCTGTTGACACATAGCAGACAGGTACCTAGTCTACAGTGCAGTATTCCCCCAAGTGTCACGGCTGGCACCACAGTGTTCTTTTTTCATCGAAAGACATGGCTCTGCGGGGTGCAGAAAGGCTGGGGTTGAAACATGGGTTAACGACATAAGGCCGAGCCATTCCTTGGTAGCGTGTCAGAAATGCTGCTTACTACGAACGGCGGTCGTCTTTCACGTGGCTGCTAGATCATCTCTGCTGGACATATCAGATCATAAAGAGAAATTCGTATATTTCTTGTGTACCATGGCTTAGATGGAATTGTCGGGAGAGCGGACGGAAAGGGACGCAAGTGTAAGGTCAAGCACATACAACGTTGAGTCGAATCTTGTGAACCTACCCTGGACTGTCAAACATGGTGATAAAACGGGCGTTTTTCGTATATGTCTCATGTACAATACCATTGAGGCCGGAGTGATAACAGCATTGTCAATTAGATATCAGATAAAGGTTGGCGGTTGTTGTTTCGTTGGTTTACCGTTCCTGCTTGGTGTGTTCAGTACCTCAAATACATCACAGCTGGATATCAAAAGATCTCGAAAGTGGCACAAGCTGTTATTGTTGTATTCAGTTCAGTCATACTATCGTCAATGCAACGTATTCTCAGGGCCGCGTGGAGTGTAACAGACTGAAACAATCCCAGATAAGCCTGATCGTCAGGCACTTCGTGATACATGTGCAATGTTCGATAACCTCCAAGCCACCATCCCAAGAGGGGGCAAGAAAACCTAGGACCTCTTTTCTAAGTGATATCAAGTCCTAGGTAAAGGAAACCTTGAGACCAATTATTTTAGTACCCTAATTAACATCAGAAGTTTTCCTTCTCCCTAAGGCATCCCTATCATTGACTAACACAGCCGCCAACACCTAAGTTTCACCACCAGACAAACTGCACAGAGACGGGTTATTAATGTTAAAAATATCTTCATAAATTTATAAACTAGATTTAGCAACAAGCTTGTATGCATCCCGCCTATGAATACAAAAATCCCAGACGCCTAATATTTGCCAGAGCCCTTCTTTTTGCGGGCATAGGGTACTACAAAATTCTCGCACAAAAAATCACACAAGAGTCATCGCCGCGTCACCATAGTTACATCAGACATTCGACCTAAGGCTCAAGAGTAACCTCCTGGCCCTTGACGCGGCCAATGACCTGCTGAGGCGCGTACTTGGGAATGACCTCGTCGTCGTGCAGCATCTCGAACTCCTCAGTCGCGTCGCGGCCCATGAAGTTCAGGATGGCCTGTACGCCACCAGGGTGCTCCTCGAGCCAGTTGCTGAGGTCCATGACGACACCCTTAACGACGACCCAGACGTTGTCCTTGGTGTTGTGCTTGGCGATCTCCTCCATGGTGAACTCCTTCTCAGGAACCTTGAAGGCCTTGGGGTCGTTGGGCTTAGCAGCCTTGGCACCGTCGTCCTTGGTAGGGTTGGGGCCAGCAGAGGCTGTGGCCTGTTCGTCAACCTTTGAAGGAGCACCAGAGCCTGAGGGAGCGGCGCCGGGAGCACCCCAAGAGACAGTTACCTGGTTGGGCACTGAGGGGTCAAGGTGCAGAGAGATCTGACCAACACGCTCAGCAGCGCTGCCGGCACCGCCCTTGAGAGCGTTTTGGAAGAGGTAGTTGCTGGCAGTGTCACCAGCAACACGACCGTAGACAACACAGccgagaagagaagaaccACCAAGACGGTTGGCGCCGTGAACACCACCAGCCAACTCACCACAGGCGTAGAGACCCTCGAAGGGCTGCTTCTCCTGGTTGAGGACTTGGGCCTTGTCGTTGATCTCAATACCACCCATGGTGAAGTGGAGAACGGGCTCCATGACGGCGACGTGGAAGTCATCGTCAACGTTGACGGGCAAGTTGTGGAAGAACTTCTTGCCCCAGGGGTCCTTCTGCTTGCCATCGGCAATGTCGTTGTAGGTAGAGAAGGTCTTCTGGAGATGCTCAGGAGTGCAGCCAATCTCCTTGGCGAGCTCCTTACcggtcatcttcttcatgagACCACGGCCAGAGTAGTGGCGGGTGTGGAAGTCAAGAACCTTGGAGGCCTTGGAGTTGAGAACAAGGCGAATGGGGaacttgttcttcttcttctcctcccacATCATGCCGGAGACGTAGTCACGGTGACCGAGCTCATCACAGAATCGGTCACCATCGGcgttgaggaggagaccaCCCTCACCACGGagagcctcagcagcaaggAACTTCCACTTGGAGCCGGGGTCCTTGGGGTCGACGAGACCTGTGGGGTGGACCTGGACCTTGTCCATGTCAATGCCGTTACCGCCAATGGCCATAACCATCTTCTGACCGTCACCAGTAGCGTGTGTGCCGTTTGTGGTGGCAAGGCCATAGGTATCAGGTCGGTGCTTCTTGAGCAGGGAAGAGTCGGAGAAATCAGCGGCGTAGCCACCAGTAGCGAGGACAACGGGACCGTCAATGGAGACGATCTCACCGTTGTACTCGTACTTGACACCAGTGACCTTGTTACCCTCCTTGTTAAGCTCGGTGACGCGGgccttcttgatgatctcgacgCGGCCGGGTTCGCTCTCggcaagctcctcaaggcGCTGCATCAGGGCGTATGTGATGGCCATACCAGGGAACTTGGCATCGTGGCCTCGGTGGGTTCGGGGCTGGGAGTGACCACTGTGATGATTGTTAGGTTATTGTTTCAATGCTGACGGGAGGCGAATTGAACATACCCGAGACGAGAGACGAGGGTGAGATCGAGGTTGAACTCATCCTGAAGCCACtcgacagcagcagcggaCTTGTAGGTAAGAACCTTGATAAGGTCGGGTCTAGCCTTGTCACGGGCAGACTTGAGAGTATCATCGTAGAACTGCTTGACGCTGTCGGGAATGCCAGACTCAACCTGTGTCCTTGTGAGAGCACCGTTGATGCCGGAAGTAGCCTTGGTAGAGTTTCCACCGAAGAAGCCTACAGGAAGCGAATGTCAGTGAATGTTGCGGTCTACTAAGTCCAGGCGCTTCAATGCGCTGGGTTAGTGAGAGTTGGTAGTGACGTACCCTGCTTGTCGAGGACAACAACGTTGCCGCCAGCCAAGTAAATGGTGTGCGCAGCAGACAGACCAGAGACTGAAAACAGATGTTAGAATTGTCGCAACACACGGCGCAAAGCCTCCAAGAGGCGAATCGGTGTCAACTTACGGCCACCGCCAACGACAATCACTCTAGGAGCCATTGTTGCGTGTGTATTGTGTATGTGAGTATGTGGAGAGGGTATAAAGAAGACACGGCTGACTCCCACGCAAGAATACAATAGTAAAGGGGAGATGTTCTTGGGAGGGGGAATAAGAATACAGgttcaaaaagaaaaaagtcggaggaagaggaggatcAAGGGACAAGTTCTTATTTAGTACTGTATGCGATCGATGGACGCCAACAAGGCCGAGGGCGAGAGGCAAGCACCGAACCGAAAGATGCAAGGTAGTCAGGCGTTACCCAGTAGTGGATGCCGAGGTCGAACCATGAATGAATGATGAGCGCGTGCAAAAAAGAGCGGGCGTGGGCTGGGCCGCCTGAGGGGAGAGGTGAGTTTAACGACGTGGGTCATCGACGAGGTTCAAGTACTTGTTTTACCACAAAAACAGCACATATTACTCTATTATTATTGATCTAATGACGTATCTATACTTTTACTCTCCCCTCATCTGTTAGATGATTCTTTTTCATGTCTTTTGGCCTCTCTGTTCATGAACTGTCGCAAACATTGACCTGACGGACTTTGAACTTGCAGCAAATCAGATGCCACCATTTTCTCAGCAtagcaaggccaaggcctAGGACCTCTCCCCGGAAGCGGCTGCAATGCCCACTGAGACTTAGCGTTAGTTCCCTGTATCCACCCCCGCTACAGTTAGAATTTGGGGATTAGGGGAGATGCATCAATTCCATCAGTTGAACTTTCATATGAACGTTTACTCGCCTATTGAGGTGCAATACTCTGTAGACTTGAGACTTCTCACCAATTGAGGGTCCTATAGTCTCTAGTCCACATTCTGTCCCCAACAAAGACCACTTCGGCTCAGTTACTCGCTGCCTTCGCCGTAAGCTACGCCGAAACACCGCATCGCATTTGTCTACCAGGCGACCGGGCAACCCACCGACAATGGCCTCTCTCGCGACTGATGTGCCGAGGTCTCCGCTTCTGAGGACATTGTGGGGAAAGCTACAGCATCTCAGGCTAAGGTGTTAAGTCAACACTACAGTGTTGTTCCGGGGTTCCGGGGTTCCGACTTGTCTAGGTAATAAGGAGTCTATCATGGGAGCATGGTCTTTAACCGGGTGTATTATATCTCgtctatttattttattataactCTGAGCATGTGAAAAAACAATTCTCCTCATGCAATCTCCTCACTCTTCATCTTTCTCCTCGTTCTGACACCTGAGACTCATCCAATTatgtctctcttctccaaaccCCACACAGCCGGACTTGTGACCGACCGCCTCGGCCAAGTAACCGGACACACCACGGATCACTTAAACATGAACTTTGAACCGTACACGTGATCTGAACTGATCAATTCTTCCTCTCGAGTTCAATAAATCATCAGACTTTCACATGCTATCTCCTActccaaaaaaaaaaaaaaaaaaaagcacATGAATCGTCTGCATAACTGAAACCCTCCCGCATCTTGTCCATGACGCCGTCTTCCCCACGTTCATGACTAGAGATCCAGTGACAGGCATTCATTCTTAGGCTTGTGACAGTTTGATCTGGTCAGCTGGTTTCCTTTTCGACGTCGCTCATTCGCTTCCTGTTCTGAAAAAGCACGTGAAAGTCTTGCCTCCATTCTTTCTCTGGGGATTAGAGTCCTCCTTGGGCTTAAGTTTTCCCCAGATTCTTACACGTGCATCATCTGACCCCGGAAATTGTCTGAGCCTCCGCCActtctgctcttccatttgTCCAGAACCTCTGCCGTCTTACTGAAACCTGGGGGCTGACTCAGCGTGTTTTCACATGTGAATACCAGTACCGAAGGGTCAATGGAACTCAGAGTCCGAGTCGAATCAGGCTGATTGTAACCTGCAGTCTAGACGGTCTGCTGTTGCTTCGCTGATCCCTTTTCCATTTTTGCAAAAGGGACTCCTCATGCAGGGTTCAATCTCAAAGCCAATGACGTAGGTGACATGTCCCTGAATCTCTGCTACCGGGTAGGAGACCCACTAGGACAGCCGACGGTTGGAAATATACAATGTATACCATGCGAATCGAGTCCTCTTTGATTGGAACCCGCATCAAACACTCATATGTCAAGTTCGACTGTGAGCGGCTGTGTACAAACAAAAACGTCTTACAGAGTATTGTTACAAGAAATAACCAGAGCAGTTTAAGATTATATCAGCCTGAATAGTCTTCGGCACTTCAATATGTGTTATCTTAAAGCCAACTCTGACTCCCGTTGGAAAACACAGGATGGTTCGTCTTGTGGCTCGCAACGATTATGCATTTACGGGTTCTCGTGCACCAGAATTATTACCAACACCATAAACATAGGGTGAGCTGCTGTTCTAAATAAACACTAGATAGCAGATCCCCAAAGAATGTATCAGACATGCGGCGTAACTTTCTGGTTTAAGTCATTGAGATAACGATCCCGTGACCAATCACGTTACCCCCAACATGCAAATCCCCTCATGACGTACATACTGTCAAACCTCAACCATAACCTAAACCTGCATCAACATATTCACAATGAAACCTCTTATCGCCCTAACAGCTCTATTCAGCCTAACAACCGCCTCACAGTCTCCTCTCCGCGACAATCAAGCACCCCTCCCCAAACCTCCCATCCCTCTAAAAGGCCATCTCCCTCTAATGTCTTCCAACCCGCCCTCCGTCCAACCCTCCGTCGCCCTCGGCGACATCCTAGGCTCCAACCGCGGCTTAACATCATTCTCATCGTTCGCGCGCATGCAGCCCTCCACAGATACAAGACTCAGCGATCTATCGACGAATACCACTGTTCTTGCGCCGCTGAACTCAGCTGTTGATGCGCTACCGCGCAAACCGTGGGAACAACCCGCtgattataataattttgGTGCTGATGCGTATGAGGGTGATGGAGGGCAGGATAGGGCGAGGGAGAATATGAAACGGTTTGTGGAGGCGCATCTTGTGCCTATTAGTCCGTGGGAGAAGGGGGAGAAGAGTAAGACGCTTGGGGGGAAGGAGGTTTGGTGGGAGGTTAAGGAGGGACGGAGGGTTATTATGCctgatgaggttgaggttgagagagTGGCTAGTCAGGTTGGGAATGGAGAACTGGTAAGTTGAATGAGATCATGATGGGAGGCATGCTAACTTGAGATACAGTGGATTCTGAAAGGAGTTTTGAACTACGCTTAGACAGACAGCGTCTGATGGGTACAGATACACGAATAATGATAGATTAATGACTAGGCAAGTTTGGATATAGCTAGATATTTGCATAAGAGGTCGGGATACTTTCGCTGCAGGTAGTGGCACGCAGGATAATACACGAGGTTCAAAGACATCACCATGCATCAGTCTGCTATTCATCCAGTATATTGATTAGGTCAACATGTTCGTCGCCGGTATCATCTATCCGAACTCCCAGAAACGACACCCTCCGAAACAGACATAAATTACAACAAGGACTATACCTCCAGAACAAACTCCCTCCACTTTTTAGTCATGCAGGCTATTCTGCACAGTTCGCTCCCCCAGACTCTGCAAGTTACCCCTCCCTATACTCAAGGGGCTCACAATCCAGGCATAATATTCAAGATGAAAGGAATACAGGCAAAAGCTGCCTCAAAACAAGAGACTGTAAGGCCGTAAACAAGACACTGGCCGGTACTGATGACGTTCTATGACTGGCATGCAGAGGCCAGCCTATGATGCCCTGTCGATTGAAGCGTATAGCAAAAAGAACTTTTTTATGAGAACACTTTTCGACGAGCATTACTCGTCCACCTTCAACCGCTTTGGTTCTGACTCCTCCGCAGTATCGCTCTGCGTTGTGGCTCCTGGCTCAGGAGTCTTTCGTTTCGTTGCAGTAGAATTGCTTGGAGCTACACTCAAGTTTTGACCTGAGCTCCCATTGGCATTAGGCAGAGGATCTCTGTCCTTGAAAGCGTTTGAGTTTGCATTTGGTGTCGTATTCAGGTCATCTCTGAGGAAACTAGGGCCTGAACCGACAACTGGCGTTGCAAAGTTCAGCGGACTTGGTAGTGTGTTACTGTCACCTCCCCGGAAGTTCCAATCGGGATAGAAGCTACTTGGGCTCGGAAGGAGTTCATTTGTCAAGAAACGTGATGGCAAGGCAGAGACAGGAGTATCACCATTCACATTCTGCTGAGGAGGCGGCCGGGCAAAAGGATTTGGCGGACCAGTAGCACCTGCGGACAATATTGCTGACGCAGACGGAGAGGGAGGAGGAAGCACAAGTGATGACTGAGAGTTGTGGCGCTGGGGCGCCTGCGTTGTAGTTTCTGTGGCGACCCGCGGCGAGTTTGACTCTGCCGTTCGTGCGCTACCGCCGCCTTCAGATCCTCCATCCGGAATCTGCACCGTTAAGCGAGGGCCACGAGGTCGAGCTCCTCCAGGACCGCCGGCCTTTGCACTGTTAGAACGCGAAGGCGGAGTCAAAGTAGTTTCTGGTATTGACGACAGCGATACCGTTCGAGACTTTTCATCGGTCTGAGTACTGGCACGCTGTGGCAAATGGGGTGATGATTTGGGCCCATCCGCGGCCCGGTTCAGTGCAGCCACATCAACTGATTGTGAACGGTTGGCGGCGTTTGCAGCATtagcagcggcagcggcagcagcagactCTGATTTGTTCGACTCGGAAGTAAAAGATGCCAGATGCTGGGACAAAATAGACCGGTTCTCTTCGATGGGAGTGAAGATACTGTGAGATTTTCTTTGAGGTAGCTTCTTAATGGCACTGTCCGTGTTCAGTAATGGCGGCTGAGGGCGTTCTTGTGGTTCCGTCTTGGGTTCCACGGGAGGCGGTGGCGGAGGATCATGAAGGCGACGTTCAGGCTGGGGCGGCGGAGGTGACATTTGTGACATGTTTGGAGGaagctgttgttgaggtggTTGAGGCGATGGCGTTGGACGAACAGGAGCTTGAATTGGTTGTGACGGCGGTTGCGAAGTGTAAGCGGGAGGCATCGGAGAGGGCATCGGGGACCTGCGGTCATCCATGTACGGTCCTGGTTGCTGCATATGGCTaggctgttgatgataagcatattgaggatgaggaccATGTTGAGGTATTAGACCGGGAGGATGAGGCGAGTTGTAGATAGGCGGGTTGGGCATGTAATTCATTCCGGGATGCGGAGGGCCGGCCGGAGGTGGAGGCTGGACCATGCCGGGACCCATGCGGCGCATATCCGTTCGAGATGCCGGTCGTGAGCCGATCGATGGTTGCGGAGTATGTTGTCGCTGGATAGGATGACCAGGATGCGCTTGGAATGGGCCGCCATTGCCAATAGGTGGTGATGCTGAAGGTGTATGATGCCGAATCTGTGGGAaaggaggttgatgttgTCCGTAAGCATGGGGAGGCATCATCTGGTTCTCGACAACTTCAGGACCATGGGGAGGGGTGCCGTCgttctcctcatcctcgtcatcatcgttTCCACCGTTGAAGTCGGAAGGACCTTTGTGTTCACTGGGACCGCCATGCTATTATCTATTAGCAAATAATACAGCGCGTCGTAGTCGCAGCCTATGTTCAGAGGCGTTGCAACCACCTCCAGAGGTGGGACTCACATATTGATATCGGTGGATAAGCTCTCGCATATCCGTTGACGAATATTCGTAAAGTTTCTTGTTGTTACCGAAAATGAAGACGGCGACATCGACGGAGCAAAGGACGGAAAGCTCATGAGCCTTCTTGAAAAGACCGCCCTTGCGTTTCAGGAAGGTGCTTTGTGCGCCAGTTAGTCGCGAACTTGAAGACCCCAAGGTCTGGTGATTTGTAGCCGTTCCTGGGGTTTACTTACACAGAGCGATTCCTGTCATCTTTGATCGCCTTAATCTCAATCTTTCTTCGTCCCATGTTGAACGGTTGTGCAGTTCAAGTTGGAGAAATGTGTCGCGTTTCCACGCGGGGAAGCTCAACGGTTGCGGCCAAGGAGATTTGGAAGATGCCTGAGACGTTGGTAGTGGAGCAGGGTGGAATTGGAACTGGGTCGCGCAGATCGTCGCAAAGAAAAGGAGTCGACAGTTTGAAGCGGAGAAAGTCGAGTCGCGAGGTTAAGGTCAAGTTGAAGCGCGGTTGTAGTCGTGATCGTAAGCGAGAACAAAGAATAGTTAAACGGCGTGGTAAAGTGGATGCTACCAAAGAACGCTTGAGGAAACGGAGAAATAAACCGAAAAAGTCGATGGATAAAGCCgagagaagaggagcagGTTGCGTGAGATGACGGAGGCGGCTGTCGCGGTGGCCGTGGAAGGTTGTTTAAGAGGAAAAAAAGAGTGGGAGCGGGAGAGGATTTGATGAGGGAAGCGAAGGTGGTTTGGCttgctctgctctgctttgCTTGGAGCTGGGACAAGCCGAAGTAGAAGTAACCTTTCAGTCGAAGGACCCCCAGGCCGTTGGCTGCCTTTGTAGCTTAGTGGCCGGCAGCTGGTGGAGGGGTACTTGGTGCAGTAGCGCGTCGACGGTATCTCTTTTTAAGCTTGGCCTTTGGTGGTACCTCTTTTTTAGCCCTGAGGGGAGCGGGATAGAAGAGGGTACTGAGTGAGGCAGAGGATGAGTGACGCAGGCATGCGAGTCGCGTATATCATCAGATTTGATGCGCAGATGAAATTTTGAGTTCACGAGAGCCGTTGCGACAAGGAGACTAGGTTTAGATGAGATCTGCCTCAAGACCGTTGCGCGACGCGACGCGATAGCGATAGAAAAGTAAGATTTGAGCGATCAAGAGAGGGCTTTGGGATTTCCTGGCGCTTGCGCTTGCGCTTGAGAAAGGGGGCAAAGAGTGGGAAAAAATGACACAAACGAGCGACCGTTAAGTTGAAGGTTTTGGATCGATAAGACGTCGATGGGGCTGAATCTGGCGTCTGTGGTTGGGATGGGAATAGATGGATGGCTTCTAATAATAGACGGATCGTGTTCACTTTCACTCGTGCGTGCGGGTGCGGGATGGAGAAAGCGACGggagggaaaaaaagaaggcAGCATGGAACCCGCAGGAAAAACTCCTTGCTTAGATAAGGTGAGCGTGATTGGATACAAGTCAGGCGGGGCTCACCGTCATGGTGGGTTTAGTGGAGCAGGGCCTGGACTACGGCACTCGAAGCCCTGGAATGGTCCCCTAAAGAGGCGCCAAAGTTCAGGGAGACAGACCAGGACGGGACGCAACAGCGGAATGGAACTTGGACAGTGGAGGTCCAACCACCGACTTTTAGAAATAACATCATTGACTTGACGTTTGTCGCACCACATTGCTTTCTATCTAGATCTGGCTAGGGATTTTTTGACAGAGCAGTCGAAGGTATATCAGGTATAATATTAGCCACGGCTCTTGGCAGAAGGAAAAGTCTCAACTCCAAATCTCTTCACGAACAAATAAGAAGCCTAAGGCTCAACcaccaacttctcaagaCAGCTCTTATCGTCTTGAAACCACAAAGCCTA
This genomic stretch from Fusarium oxysporum f. sp. lycopersici 4287 chromosome 2, whole genome shotgun sequence harbors:
- a CDS encoding MADS-box transcription factor, other eukaryote; its protein translation is MGRRKIEIKAIKDDRNRSVTFLKRKGGLFKKAHELSVLCSVDVAVFIFGNNKKLYEYSSTDMRELIHRYQYHGGPSEHKGPSDFNGGNDDDEDEENDGTPPHGPEVVENQMMPPHAYGQHQPPFPQIRHHTPSASPPIGNGGPFQAHPGHPIQRQHTPQPSIGSRPASRTDMRRMGPGMVQPPPPAGPPHPGMNYMPNPPIYNSPHPPGLIPQHGPHPQYAYHQQPSHMQQPGPYMDDRRSPMPSPMPPAYTSQPPSQPIQAPVRPTPSPQPPQQQLPPNMSQMSPPPPQPERRLHDPPPPPPVEPKTEPQERPQPPLLNTDSAIKKLPQRKSHSIFTPIEENRSILSQHLASFTSESNKSESAAAAAAANAANAANRSQSVDVAALNRAADGPKSSPHLPQRASTQTDEKSRTVSLSSIPETTLTPPSRSNSAKAGGPGGARPRGPRLTVQIPDGGSEGGGSARTAESNSPRVATETTTQAPQRHNSQSSLVLPPPSPSASAILSAGATGPPNPFARPPPQQNVNGDTPVSALPSRFLTNELLPSPSSFYPDWNFRGGDSNTLPSPLNFATPVVGSGPSFLRDDLNTTPNANSNAFKDRDPLPNANGSSGQNLSVAPSNSTATKRKTPEPGATTQSDTAEESEPKRLKVDE